In Longimicrobiaceae bacterium, the sequence CGGGTGCCGGCGCCGGTGGCCGGGAGCTGCGCGGCGCAGCCGGTGGTGTTGCCCGCGTCCCGCACGAAGCCGTACGCCACGAACGCGCCCGAGCTGTCCACCCGCATGCGGTCCGCGACCGGGCTGCCCGCCTGGAGCTGGAGGAGGATGGGCGACTGGGCGCGGGCGGGGCCGGCCAGCAGCGTTCCCGCCACCAGCGGCAGGGCGATCGAGAGAATTCGGCGAAGTCTCATCTGGACCTTGGGCGTAGTGTGTGAAGAGCGGCCGGGAGGCGGCTCAGGGAACCTGCTTGAGGAGGAAGCCCGCGCTGCGCAGTAGGCCGCCCCGCACCAGCACCGGCGCGGAGGTCGTCGTGTTGGCGGACAGGGAGTACGTGCCGGTGACCGTGAGCCCCGGCACCGTGCCCGCCACCGTGCAGCCGGTGCCGGTGAGCACGAGGTGGCCGGTGGTGGCGGTGATCGAGCCGGTCCCGGCGGTGGCGGCGTCGTCGGCCACGGTGAGGTCGAACCCGGCGAGGCTCACAAGCCCGCCGTTCGCCACCGAGACGCCGCCGATGAACGTGTTCGCCGCCAGCAGCGGGTAGCGGGGCGCCCCGCCCGGCACCAGCGCCGAGTCAGTCGGCACCGGCGCGGCCGAGGGGAAGCCCACGCCGGGTGCGTCCCAGTTCGCCGGGTCTGTCCACGCGGTCGAGACGCTGCCGTTCCACGTGCGCCCGATGCCCGTCACCGTCGCGGCCAGGTTGCCCGTGCGGGTGCCGCTGGTGGCGGTGATGGTCACCGCGCCCCCGGAGATGGGCTTCACGCCCCCGGAGCCGTCCACGGTGGCCCGCGCCGCGTCTGACGTGCCCCACGTCACGAGGGCGCCGGGAACCGGGTTGCCCACCGCGGTGACCACGGTGGCCGTCAGCGCTTGCGGCGTGCCCGGGCGCAGGGACGTCACGGTGGGGGCGATCTTCACGAAGCCGTCGGGGAACTGCACCGGCGCCGACACGTAGACCTGAAAGGCGAACGTCGTCACCGTGGGCGGCATCACCAGCGTCCACGTGCGCGCCGACGACGTCGCGCCGGTCGCGAGCACCTGGTTGTACTGGTAGAACGGCTGGCCCGCCCCCGTGAAGGTCGCGAAGCCGTCCGGCACCACCGCCACCGTGCCCGTCCCCGACGTGGCCGCGGGGCCGGTGAAGAAGAACACGCGCACGCCGTTGGGCGACAGCGTGCTGCCGTCGGTGGTGCCCAGGGGCTGCGGGATCAGGTTCTTCACCGTGACGTCGAACGTGAACTGGCCCGTGCCGCTGTTGTACGCCTCGTTGGTAGACGCCAGCGTGACGTACGTGTTCTGGTTGCCCACGATCAGGTCGGCGTTCGCGCCGCCGGCCGTGGGCTGCGCGAGGGTGCAGTCCACCCGCTTCGCCTCGCGGTCGCCCTTGCAGTCCAGCGCCACCAGGTTCGTGGGCTCGGCGGGGGCGCCGGGCGTGCCGGGCTTGGGCGTGGGAGCCAGGGGGTCGGACTGGTCGCGGCACGCGGAGAGCAGCAGCACGAGCACGGCGGCGGCAATCCGGGCGCGCGGTGTGGAGCGCAGCATCGGTCCTCCGAAGGGACGAGTGGGCGGGGCGCGCGGCGGGCGCGGCCTGCGGAGTGGCGGCTGGGGTGTGGGATTCTGGCTGGCCGGACCGGGCAGGCGCCGGTCGCGTATGGCGGTCCAGAGGGGCCGCAAAGCACGACCGGAGCCGGTCTGCCTGGCGCCATGATACCGGTCGCGGCTGCGCCAAGCAAGCTCCGTGAACAGACGGATCTTGCGTTGTTGCAACGACTTTTCGCAGTTTCCGGTACGCCGCTGCGCGAGCCGCACGCCGGACCGCATCTCCCGCCGGGGCGATCGGTTGCGCCGCAGGTGTGCGCGGAAACGCCAGAAGATGCGGCGGGGGAGATGGTTGCGGCGGACGTGCGCGCGTGTCCGGAAACGTATGTATGCGAATATCGCGTGGATCTTCGGAAGGAACGGACGGCGGAATACCGTACGTTTGTTGTTTCGCGATCGTCCGCGCATGTTTCGGGGATGCCGCCTTCGCGCGGCAGCGCGAGCGGCGCCGGACGAGCAGCGGGGCGCGGCCGAATCGTCGGCCGCGCCCCGCATCATCGTCTTTCTTCTCGATAGCCCGGTTCCCCGCTACGCCGCTGCCGGGGGAAGACGAGTCGCCGTGGGAGTCGCCCTTCATCGGCCTCGGATGCTTCTCCGCACGGTGGATCCGCTCAGGCGGGGCGGATGCCCGCGACGGCGAGGGCGATGAGCAGCGCGCGCTCCACGCCCAGCGCGCCCTTCTCGTTGCTGTACCACTCGTCTAGCGTGTGGATGCCGCCGGAGTCGCCGCCCGCGCCGATGGCGATGGAGGGGATTCCCAGCGAGATGGGCAGGTTCGCGTCGGTGGACGAGGCGACCAGCTCCGGCCGCTCGCCCAGCGCCGAGGTGACGTCCAGCGCGGCCCGCACCAGCGGCGCGTCCGGCTCCGTCTGGCCCGACGGCCGGTCGCCGATGGTGATCAAGCG encodes:
- a CDS encoding Ig-like domain-containing protein; translated protein: MLRSTPRARIAAAVLVLLLSACRDQSDPLAPTPKPGTPGAPAEPTNLVALDCKGDREAKRVDCTLAQPTAGGANADLIVGNQNTYVTLASTNEAYNSGTGQFTFDVTVKNLIPQPLGTTDGSTLSPNGVRVFFFTGPAATSGTGTVAVVPDGFATFTGAGQPFYQYNQVLATGATSSARTWTLVMPPTVTTFAFQVYVSAPVQFPDGFVKIAPTVTSLRPGTPQALTATVVTAVGNPVPGALVTWGTSDAARATVDGSGGVKPISGGAVTITATSGTRTGNLAATVTGIGRTWNGSVSTAWTDPANWDAPGVGFPSAAPVPTDSALVPGGAPRYPLLAANTFIGGVSVANGGLVSLAGFDLTVADDAATAGTGSITATTGHLVLTGTGCTVAGTVPGLTVTGTYSLSANTTTSAPVLVRGGLLRSAGFLLKQVP